The sequence ACGGCAGGGCGTGGTAGGGGGGAGTTGTGTGGGAGTCGCACCCTAGGGTCGGAGGCGTGCAGCCCGCCGACGTCGTCCGCCACCGCCTGCGAGCGCAGCACCTGCGGGGAGGGCGCGCCGAGGGGCCGGCACAGGTGGTGCGGGAGCTCCTCGCGGTGCAGGCGCAGGAGCTGCCGGTCGCGCGGTGGTCCCTGGCCCAGCGGAGCACGGGCGACGACGAGGAGGTACGCCGGCTGCTCGACGAGGGCGCGGTGCTCCGCACGCACGCGCTGCGGCCCACGTGGCACCTGCTGGCGCCCGAGGACCTGCGCTGGGTCCTGCGCGCCACGTCGCCCCGCGTCCACCAGGCGTCCGTGACCGCGTGCCGGCGCGAGGGCCTGGACGCCGACGCGCTGCGCCGCACGGACTCCCTGCTCGCCGCGGCGGTCGGGGCCCGCGGCCACCTCACGCGCGAGGGGCTGCGGGAGGCGCTCGGCACCGAGCGCTCGGCGATGTGGTGGACGCTCGCCGTGATGCACGCGGAGCTCGAGGGCGTGCTCGTCAGCGGGCGCGCGCAGGGCGTCCACCAGACCTACGCGCTGGCCGAGGAGCGCGCGCCCGCGGGCCGCGACCTCACGGGAGACGAGGCGCTCGTCGAGCTGGTCCGGCGCTTCCTCGTCGGGCACGGTCCCGCAGGCGTGCGGGACCTCGCGTGGTGGGCGAGCCTCACCCTCACCCAGGTGCGCCGCGCGCTGGCGGCGCTGGACGACGAGGTGGAGCGGCTCGACGTCGCGGGCACGGAGCTGTGGTGGGTCCCCGCCGCGCTGCCGTCCGACGACGGTGGCGGCGCGGCGCGGGACGTCGTCGGGAACGGGACGGGGGACGGCCCCGTGGTCGACCTCCTGCAGGCGTTCGACGAGGCCCACGGCTCGTTCCCCGCGACGCGCTCGCTCATGGACCCCGCCGGCCTGGCCGCGCACCGGCCGCAGGACAACGCCGCGATCCACGTCCTGCTGGTCGACGGGCTGGTGGCCGGGTGGTGGCGCCGGTACACGCGGCCGGGCCGCGTCGAGGTGACGGTCCGCCCGGCCCGGGAGCTCACCGCGGCCGAGCACGCGTCGGTGCTCGCGGCGTTCGCGGAGCACGAGCGCTTCGTCGGCCAGGAGGTCCGCGTCGAGTTCGGCTGAGCGACCTCGTCGTGCCGGCGACCTCGTCGTTCCGGCGACCTCGTCGTCCCGACCCGTGCCGGGGCAGGGAACAGCCCGTGGGCCGGACCCCCGGTCGGGGGCCCTGCCGCGAAGGACGAGGTCGCGGCTCCCACGGGCTGCGGTGACTGCCGGTATTCGCTCGCCGCCCTGCCGGGACTCGGTGGTCCCTGCGGAGCCTGCGGGCGGACCTCGCAGTCCGTCCGAGTGCTCGGGCGGCTAGCGGACAGCCACCTCACGCGTCCTGAGATTCTTCATGTCTCGGACCACCTCCTTCCGTGTGCCGCCGACGCTACGCCCGCGCCCGCGCGCCGCCACACGCTTTTTCCGACGCTCTCCCCGACTGGCTCCCCGGCTGTCTCCCCGACGGTCAGGAGTGGTCCACCACCGGCCGGATCTCGGCGTCCTCGAGCAGCACGTCGGCGACGAGCGCGACGAGGTCCTCGGGCTCGTCGGTCGCGACCAGGTAGAAGCCGCCGACCACCTCGGTGAGCTCGCCGAACGGCCCGTCGGTGACGCTCGGCGGCGCGCCCGCCGCTCGTCGTCGGACCACCTTCCCGACCGGTGCGGCGGCGAGCTCCTCGCTCGCGACGAGCACGTGCCCGCGCTCGACCGCGAGCGCCCGGAAGCGCTCGTGCGCCGCGCCGTTCACCGTCTCCTCCTGCGGCGTGCGCGCGGCCCACGCGCGCTCGTCGCCCCACAGCAGCACCATGTGCGTCGCCTGTGTCATGGCCCCTCCTCGCCTCCCCGGCGGCGGGTCCGTCCGTCCCGCCTCGTCGGGGTGACGCGGTCGGACTCCCGCGTTCGACACTAGGCCGCGGGCAAGCGGCTCTGCGCGAGCGCGGTGACCTCGGCGCCCCCGGTGTCCGGCCAGCACATGCGGCTCAGGTGGTCCAGACCACGTGGACGACGTGCACCTGGGTGACCGACGACGTCGTCGCCGGCCTCCGGGGTGGCAAGGTGGGGGCGTGATGCTGAAGAGTGCGGCGGACATCGCCGCGATGCGCCCGGCCGGGACGTTCGTCGCCGGGGTCCTGTCCTCGCTGCGGGATGTCGCGACGGTCGGGATGACGCTGCAGCAGCTCAATGACCACGCCCACGGCATGATCCGGGACGCCGGCGCGCACTCCGTCTACCTCGGCTACCACCCGTCCTTCGGCGCGATGCCGTACCCGGGCGTGCTGTGCACCTCGGTGAACGACGCGGCGCTGCACGGGCTCCCCTCGTCGTACGTCCTGCAGGACGGGGACGTGCTCTCGATCGACTTCGCGGCGCAGGTGCAGGGATGGGTCGCGGACTCGGCGATCACGTTCCAGCTCGGCACGCCCACGCCGGAGGCGCAGCGCCTGATCGAGACCACGGAGCGCGCGCTCGCCGCCGGCATCGCCGCCGCCAGGGTCGGCGGGCGGATGGGGGACGTCTCGGCCGCGATCGGCGAGGTCGGCCACAAGGGCGGCTACGGCATCAACACCGACTTCGGCGGCCACGGCGTCGGCCGGACGATGCACGAGGACCCGCACGTCCCGAACGACGGCCGCCGGCGCAGCGGGCTCAAGCTCCAGGCCGGCCTGGTCGTGGCGATCGAGCCGTGGTTCATGGCGGGCGGCGACGAGTACGTGGTGGACCCCGACGGCTGGACCATCCGGTCCGCGGACGGGTCGCTCGCGGCGCACTTCGAGCACACCGTCGCCCTCACCAAGGACGGCCCTGTCGTCCTGACGGCGCGGGACTGACAGCGTGGGACTGACAGCGTGGGACTGACGACGTGGGACTGACGACGTGGGACCGACGGCAGGGGGACCCGGTGATCGTGCGATGAGCGGCAACGACCGGTACGACTCCGGGGCACGGCCCTACGACCTGCCGGCTGAACCGGTCGCGTACGGCACGGCGCCGTACGGCACGGCGCCGTACGGTACGGCGCCCCCGGTCCACCCCGGGTACGACGACGTCCGCGACGGTGCCCCCGTCCCGTCGATCGCCTGGTCGACCGTCCGCAGCGACCAGGTGGTCCCGAGCGGCGTGACCGTCCTGGTGGCGTGGCTGCTGGTGCTCTTCACCGGCTTCTACCTGCTGCCGTGGGCGATCGCGGCGACGCGCGGCAAGGCGGACCGCTGGTCGATCTTCTGGGTCACGCTCCTGCTCGGGTGGACCGGCATCGGCTGGCTGATCTGCCTCGTCTGGAGCGTCCTGCCGCACCACATGGTGCGGATCGCGCCCCTGCCCGCGCCGGCCGGCTGGTACCCGCAGCCGGACGGCAGCCACGCGTTCTGGGACGGCGCGCGCTGGACGGGCCACCGCGCCTGACCGCGCTGGTCCACACTGGTCCGCGATGTCCTCCTCGATCCACGGCGCCCCCGAGCCCGTCCGCCCGCGCCCGTCCGTGCACGCGGAGCGGGAGCAGCGCGCGACGCCGCGGGCCGGGCAGCCCGGTGCCATCCCGGACTCGGAGCGGGCGTTCTTCGTCCAGGAGTTCCGCGGCGTCACGATCGTGCTCTCGCTGCCCGTCCTCGACGACGACGCGCTCGAGCCGCTGTCCCGCACCGTGCGCGGCTTCGACGAGGGCGACACCCGCCTGGTGCTCGTCGTCGCCGACCAGGGCGACGCGGCCCGGCTGCAGGCCCGGCTCCACCCGGCGCTCGGCGAGGCGGCGGTGCTCACCGCGCCCACGGTCTGGTCCGAGGACGCCCTCGCCGGCCTGTGGATCACGGCGACCGACGCCCGCGTGGTCGTCGTCGTGGCCGCCGACCCGCGGGCCGTGGCCGCCAGCGCGGGGTTCGTCGCCGCGGGGCTCGGCGCGTCCAAGGTGGTGCTCACGGACCCGGACGGCGGCTGGGGCGACCCGCCGCGGAGCTTCGTCGACCTCGAGCTGCACCGCGACGCGCTCGACTCGGCGCTGCGGGAGCGCGGGGACGGCAGCCTGCTGCACGCCGCGGAGACCGCGCTGCGCGGCGGCGCGTTCAGCGTCAACCTGTGCCGCGCGCAGGACATCGAGCTGGAGCTGTTCACGTTCGACGGCACCGGGACGCTCCTGACCCTCGGCGGCTACGTCCACCTGACCGAGCTGCGGGTCGACGACCTGCCGGCGGTCGAGCGGCTGGTGGCCCAGGGCGTCGCCGACGGCGTGCTCAAGCCGCGCAGCCGCGAGCAGGTGGCCCGGATGGCGGTCGGCGGGCTCGGCGCCCGCGTGCTGCGCACCGGCCACCTCGCCGGCATCGTCGGGCTCGAGACCGAGCCGTACGGACGGGACGGGCTCGGCGAGGTCTCCGCCCTCATCACCGTCAGCGAGTTCTCCGGCGCCGGCTCCGGCGGGCTGCTGGTCGACGGCCTGGTGGAGCGGGCGCGCGGGGCCGGGCTGCGGGCGCTGTTCGCGGTGACCGTGTCCGACGACGCCGCCGCCTTCTTCGTGCGACGAGGCTTCCGCGAGGTGCCGCAGGACGCGGTCCCCGCCTCGAAGTGGGACGGCTACGACCCCGAGCGCCTCGCGCACGCGCGCTGCTTCTGGTTCGACCTGCGTCCGTGACGCGGGCGTCCTGCGTCCCCGGCGCGGCGCCGACGAGCCGGCGAGCGTCAGCCCTGCGCGGCCTCGTCGGCCAGGGCCTCCGCCAACGTGACCCGACCGGTCGCGTGGTCCGGCGGCGCGAGGTGGTGCCCCGCGCGCACCGCGGCGAACGCCTTCCCGGGCAGCGGCACGGACACGCTCCGCGGCCGCCGGCCCTGCGCCGCCGCGACGATCCGGTACGCCTCCCGGGCGCTCAGCACCTGCGGACCGGCCAGGTCCTCGACCCGTCCGGACGGACCCGCGGCCACCAGGTCGACGAGCCGCGCGGCCACCTCCCGCACCTCGACCGGCTGCACGCTCGTCCCGCCGGGCAGCACCGTCAGCCCCGCGACGGTCATCCGGTCCAGGAGCCGCGGCACGAACTGGTGGAACTGCGTCGCGCGGAGCGTGGTCCACGGGACGCCGCCCGCCTCCACCAGTCCCTCGACCTCGAGCTTGGCGCGGTAGTAGGAGTACGGGATCGCGTCGACGCCGACGATCGAGATGAACACCAGGTGCGGCGTGCCGGCCGCCCGCGCGGCGATCAGCAGCCGTCCCGCGGCCTCGACGTCGCGCGCGGGCGTCCCCGGCTCGCTGGCGCAGTGGATCACCGCGGCCACGCCGGCCAGGGCCGTGTCCAGACCGGCGCCGGTCGTCAGGTCCCCCACCACGCGCCCGATCCCCGGCGCGTCGTCCGTGGCCGGCCGGCGGCTCAGCAGCCGCACCGCGCGACCGCGCCGCAGCAGCTCCGCCACCACCTCGCGGCCCAGCATGCCGGTGCCGCCGGTGACCAGCACCGGGGCGTCGTCGTCGCGTGCAGCGTCGTCGTCCACCCCGCCATCCTGGCAGGCGCCGCCCTCCCTCACCTGGTCTTGGACCACCCTCCAGCCGTGCTAATCTTCTGCGGCGCGCGCGAGTGGCGGAACGGCAGACGCGCTGGCTTCAGGTGCCAGTGTCCGAAAGGGCGTGGGGGTTCAAATCCCCCCTCGCGCACACAGATCGAACGGCTCGGATCCCTCGGGATCCGGGCCGTTCGTCGTTCCGGCGTGGCCTCGAGACGCGGCGGACGATCCTGTACCGGCCCGCCGCGGAGGCGGCTCGCCCGATCCGGTGACATCTCAGCGAATCACCCCGGACGCCCCGCCTGTCCCTCACGCTCAGGGCACCGCCGGTCGGCGGTCGGGCGAGGGGGCGCGATGAGGGCGACGCTGAGTGCGTGGTGCATGACGGGTGTCGCCGTCGTGGTGCTGACGGGGTGCGGCGCCACTCCGGACCCCGCGCCGCCGTCGAGCGCGGGTGTCGGTCTCGAGGAGCACTGCGCGCTCGCGGTCGACATCGAAGAGGTCGTCGCCGAGCCGGACGGCGCGGACGTCGTCGTGACCTGGCGGGACACGCGCGAGCACCTGGCTGCCACCGAGTACCTCGTCGCCCGCCGGGCGCCCGACGCGTCCGTGTGGGAGGTCGTCGGCACCGTCGAGCTCGAGCCTGGCGCCGAGCGCCGGTTCGTGGACAGCCCGCCGACGGACGCGCTGCCCGCCGAGTACACCGTCGCGGCCGAGGGCAGCTGCGTGCGGTTCGCGTCCGACATCTGCGTCACCGAGGCGCCCTGCCCGGTCGCCACCGCCCTCACCACCGAGCCCTGAGCGAGATCCCGAGGGTGTCGCCTCACGGCTCGGTGCGTCACGGCCGGCTGCGGGACGCCACGAGTCCGACACCGATCCCGAGCATCCAGACGTCCTTGCTGACGGCGAGGCCGTCCGGCGTCGGCCAGACGCTGCCGGGCTCGTGCATCCCCGGCGTGCGCAGGTACATGCCCAGCAGCCCGCCGGAGAACGCGGTCAGGCCGGTTCCCGCGAGCCGGTCGGGGACGAACGGGACCAGGAGCGCGGCGCCGAGGGTCACCTCGGCGATGCCGAGCAGGCGGAGGAACCTCGTCGGCGGCACGTGCTGGAGGAACGGGTAGGCGTCGGCGGCGGCTCCGTGCACGCCCTTCGCGCGCTCCTCGTCGCCCCGGAGCTTGCCCAGGCCCTCGTGCAGGATGAACGCGCCGGTCGCCAGGCGCGGGGGAAGGCTCGCGATGCGCATGTGACCAGTAGACGCGTGCGGGCGCGCGGCGGCACCTCGGGAGGCGGCGTCCTCCCGCGTCCCCGGCTCGACGAGCGGGCGCGCCCGGGCCGGGGCAGGATCACGGGATGGCTCTCTGGCTCATCCTCATCATCATCGCCGTCGTCATGGTGGTCCTCGGCATCGCGATCGAGGCCGCGAAGATCATCCTCTGGATCGGCATCGCACTGCTCGTGATCAGCCTGATCGGCTGGCTCGTCGGCCGGATGCGCTCGCGCACCTGACGCGCCCGCGTCCCGCCGGGACGCGGGCGACCGGCAGGATGGGGGCATGAGCGCGACCCTCCAGGCCCGCCGGGTGTCCGCGGCGTTCGGCGACCGTGAGCTGTTCGCCGGCCTCGACCTCGTGGTGGCTCCCGGCGACGTCGTCGGGCTCGTCGGACCGAACGGCGCGGGCAAGACCACCCTGCTGACCATCCTCGCGGGCAGCCGCGCGCCGGACGGCGGCACGGTGACGCTGTCGCCGCCGACCGCGCAGGTCGGGTACCTGCGGCAGGAGGTCGAGCGGCGGTCCGACGAGACCGTGCGCACCTTCCTCGAGCGGCGCACCGGCGTCCTCGACGCGCAGCGCGCCATGGACGCGGCGTCGGACGCGCTCGCGGCCGACGAGCCCGACGCCGGTGACGTGTTCACCTCCGCCCTGGAGACGTGGATGGCGCTCGGCGGCGCGGACCTGGACTCGCGGCTGGGCGTCGTGGCCGACGACCTCGGGCTCGCGGTGGACCTCGACCTGCCCATGACCGCGCTCTCCGGCGGGCAGGCCGCACGCGTGGGGCTGGCGGCGCTGCTGCTGTCCCGGTTCGACCTGTACCTGCTCGACGAGCCGACGAACGACCTGGACGCCGACGGCCTCGACCGGCTCGAGGAGTTCGTGCAGGAGGCGCAGGCGCCCGTCGTCGTCGTCTCCCACGACCGCGAGTTCCTGGCCCGGACCGTCACCACGGTCGTCGAGATCGACCGCAGCCTGCAGCGCGTGGCGACGTACGGCGGCTCGTACGACGCGTACCTCGAGGAGCGGTCGACGGCCCGGCGGCAGGCGCGCGAGGCGTACGAGGCCTACGCGGGCCGCCGTGATGCCCTCGCGGCGCGCGCCCGGATGCAGCGCGCCTGGATGGAGAAGGGCGTGCGCAACGCCCGGCGCAAGGCGACGGACCCCGACAAGCACGTGAAGCACCACCGCGGCGAGACCGCGGAGAAGCAGGCGGCCAAGGCGCGCCAGACGGACAAGATGATCGAGCGCCTCGAGGTGGTCGAGGAGCCGCGCAAGGAGTGGCAGCTCCGGATGAGCATCGCGGCAGCACCGCGCTCGGGGGCGGTGGTCGCGACCGCGCGGGCCGCCGTGGTGCGGCGCGGTGGCTTCGTGCTCGGCCCCGTCGACCTGCAGCTCGACTGGCAGGACCGGGTCGCGGTGACCGGCCCCAACGGCTCCGGCAAGTCGACGCTGCTCGCGCTGCTGCTCGGCCGTCTGGCGCCCGACGAGGGCAGCGCGACGCTCGGCTCGGGCGTGCTCGTCGGGGAGGTCGACCAGGCGCGTGCCGCGTTCGAGGGCGACGAGCCCGTCGGCGACGCGTTCGCGCGCGAGGTGCCGGACTGGACCACCGCGGACGTGCGGACGCTGCTCGCGAAGTTCGGCCTCGCCGGGCACCAGGTCGGGCGGCCCGCCTCCTCGCTGTCACCCGGCGAGCGCACGCGCGCGACGCTCGCGCTGCTGCAGGCCCGCGGCGTCAACCTGCTGGTGCTCGACGAGCCGACGAACCACCTCGACCTGCCCGCGATCGAGCAGCTCGAGCAGGCGATGGAGTCGTTCGAGGGGACGATCCTGCTGGTCACGCACGACCGTCGGATGCTCGACACCGTCCGCCTGACGCGCCGGTGGCACGTGGACGACGGTCAGGTGCTCGAGGTGCCCCGGGACTGACCGGTCACGCCGGCGGCGTGCTCAGCGAGGCGACGGCCGCGATCCGCAGCTCGACGCGCTCGTCGTGACGCAGGACCGTGAACAGGGTGCGCGTGCACCCGCGGCACCGCACGATCGCCGCGCGCTCGTCGACCTCCACGACCGCCGTCGCCATCGGGGCGGAGGCGCCGCAGTGGGCGCACTCGACGACCACGACGGTCGCGTCCGTCTCGAGCAGCGCGCGCAGGCTGCCGGCGATCGCGTTGCCGTCGACGACCTCCGCGGGACCGCGCGGACCCTCCGGGTGCTGCCTCATCACCGGCCTCCGAATCTCTCGGTGCGGACCCGCAGCGGGTCATGACCCGCGGCGACGAGCGCGTCGGCCGCGGCCTCGACGAAGCCCGTGGGACCGCACACGTAGGTCAGCGGCTTCTGGTCCGGCGGCCACGTCGCGGCGGCGACCTCCGTCGGGCCCAGGCGCCCGACGCGCCCACCCCAGCCGTCCGGGGCCGCGCGCGTGTACGCCCAGGTCACCTCGATGTCGCCGGACGCCAGCGCGTCGATCTCGTCGCGGTACATCGCGTCGGCCGCGGAGCGCACCGAGTACAGCAGCCGGAACGGTCCGCCGACCCCACCGGCCACCCGGGCGCGCAGCATGGCGAGCAGCGGGACGATCCCGGACCCGCCCGCGACGAGCTGCACGGGGGACGGATCGCCCGCGTCCCACACGAAGTACGCGCCGAGCGGCCCCTTGACCTCCATCGCGTCACCGGGCTCGACGACGCGGACCAGGTAGTGCGAGACCTCGCCGTCCACGACCTCGTCGACCGCGAGCTCCACGAGCTCGCCGGGACCCGACGAGGCGATCGAGTAGGAGCGCTCGGCCTGGTAGCCGTCTTCGGCCGTGAGCCGGACGTCGAGGTGCTGACCGGGCAGGTTGCCGGGCCAGCCGGGCACCGCCAGCCGCAGGACGCGCGCGTGCGCCGTGCTCGGCACCGCCTCGGCCACCCGCGCCGGCATCCACCGGGGCGCGCTCACCAGTAGCGCTCCTCCGTCCACGGGTCGCCGTGCAGGTGGTAGCCGTTCTGCTCCCAGAAGCCGGGGTCGTCGCGCTCCTGCAGCTCGATCCCGCGCACCCACTTGGCGCTCTTCCAGAAGTACAGGTGCGGCACCAGCAGCCGCGCGGGACCGCCGTGCTCGGGGTCGAGCGGCTCGCCGTCGAACTCGAACGCGACCCAGGACCGCTCGTCGAGCAGGTCCTCGAGCGCGACGTTGGTGGTGTAGCCGCCGTAGGAGTGCACCATCGCGAAGTCCAACGACGTCTCGACATCGGCGAACAGCACGTCGAGCGAGACCCCGCGCCACGACGTGCCGAGCTTCGACCAGCGCGTCACGCAGTGGATGTCGGTGGTGACCTGCTCGGCCGGCAGGGCCATCAGCTCGGCCCAGCTCCAGGTGAGCCGCTCGCCGGTCTCCGTCGTGATGCTGAACGCCCACTCGTCGGTGGGGATCCGCGGCGTCGGCCCGGCGGACAGCACCGGGAAGTCCTCCGTGAGGTACTGCCCCGGGGGCAGCCGCACGTCGGTGTCCCGGCGACGACCGCCGAACCCGCGGGAGAACTCGGCCATCGCTCCTCCGTGTGTCTCGCGTGACGTCGCGAGCCTACTGCCGGTCGCCGCACCGGTGGCGGCATCGGAAGCGACCGTGAGGGTCGCTCCGGGTGCGACCACCGGTGCGGCGAGGGCGCCCGCGGTCAGACGCGCGCGGGCGCCGGGGCGGGGACCGGGACGGCGGCGGGCTCCGGGTCGTGGCCCACGTCCACGTGCGGCAGGACGCGGTCCAGCCAGGCGGGCAGCCACCAGTTCGCGGTGCCGAGCAGCTTCATGGTCGCGGGGACCAGCACCAGCCGGACCAGGGTCGCGTCGACCAGGATCGCGGTGGCCAGGCCGACGCCGAACATCTTGGTCGCGGCGTCCTCGCCCAGCACGAAGGCCAGGAAGACGCAGACCATGATCGCGGCGGCGGAGGTGATGACCCGGCCGGTGCGCGCGATGCCGCGGACCACGGCCTCGTCGTTGGATCCCGTCTCCGCGTAGGACTCCCGGACGCGGGACAGGAGGAACACCTCGTAGTCCATGGACAGCCCGAACAGCAGCGCGAACATGAACATCGGGATGAAGGACACGATCGGCACGGTCGCCTCGAGCCCGATCAGGTCGGCGCCCCAGCCCCACTGGAAGACCATGACCATCACGCCGTAGGCGGCACCGATGCTCAGCAGGTTGAGCAGCACGGCCTTGAGCGGGACCAGCACCGAGCGGAACACCAGCATGAGCAGCAGGAAGGACATCGCCAGGACGGCCCCGACGAAGACCGGCAGCCGGTCGTTCACGCGCTGGCCCACGTCGGCGAAGTTCGCGGTCTGCCCGCCGACGTGCGCGACGGCCGCGCTGTCCGCGAGCGCCGCGGGGAACACGTCGGCCCGCAGCCGCGCGATGGTGTCCGCGGTCGCCTCCTCCTGGGGACCGGTGGTGGCGTAGGCGACGATCGTCGCGAGGTCGCCGCGCACCACGGGCTCCTCGACGCCGGCGACACCGGGGTCGGCGGCCACCGCCGCGGCGACGGCGGACGCGGCAGCCGGGTCGCCGGCCAGCTCCACGGCCACGACGAGCGGCCCGTTGCGGCCCGGCCCGAAGCCCTCGGCCACCAGGTCGTAGGCCTGCCGCTCGGTCCGGCTGGGCGGCAGCGCACCGTCGTCGGGGATGCCGACCCGCAGTCCGACGACGGGCGCGGCCAGGGCCAGCAGGACCAGGCTCACGCCCACCGCGTAGATGCCGGGGTGCCGGGTCACGTGCCGCGTCCAGCGCTCCCACCGCGGGCTCGTCGTCGCCAGGCGTCGCCGGCCCACCACACGGCGGCCCGCCACGGCGAGCAGCGCGGGCAGGAGCGTCGCGGACGCGACGACCATCACCAGCACGACGAGCGAGATCGCGATGCCGCCCGCGGTCATGAACGGCACGCCCGCGACGGCGAGCCCCAGGATCGAGACGACGACGATCCCGCCCGCGAACACCACGGGACGGCCCGCGGTCGCCAGGGCCCGCGCGATCGACTCGTCGGCCGGCACCAGCCGCGCGAGGTTCTCGCGGTGCCGCGTCACGACGAACAGCGCGTAGTCGATCCCGACGCCCAGGCCGACCATCGCGCCGAGCACCGGCGCGTAGCTCGGCACCGTCATCACCGAGGCGAGCAGCGTCATCCCGCCGATGCCGACGGCCAGGCCCAGCACGGCCATCCCGACCGGCAGCAGCGCCGCGACGAACGAGCCGAACGCGAGCAGCAGGATCACGAGCGCGGCGAGGATGCCGACGAGCTCGCCGAGGTTCTCCCCCGATCCCTCGTAGGCGAAGAACAGGTCCCCGCCCATCTCGACGCGCAGCGCCGCGTCGTGCGGCACCGCCTTGAGCGCCTCGAGGTCGGCCGCGGACAGCTGGTCGAGCGTCGGGTACTGCACGCGCAGCAGCGCGACGCGGCCGTCGGACGAGACCACGCCGCTCGTCGCGGAGGCGTCGGTCGCCAGCGCCCCGGACGGGTCCGTGGTGCCGAGCACGTGCGGGAGCGCCGCGACGTCGGTCTGCAGCTGCGCGAGGGCCGTGCGCGCGGCCTCGTCGGACCGGAACGTGCCGTCCCCGGCGGGGGTGACAACCACCTGCGCGGTGATGCCGTCCTGGCCGCCGCCGGACGCGGCGATCAGGTCGTTGGCCTGCTGCGAGTCCAGGCCGGGCACGGT is a genomic window of Cellulomonas fulva containing:
- a CDS encoding MMPL family transporter; its protein translation is MLSQTLYRLARWTTRRRWVVIGAWLALAVVVAGAAGASGAKLEDGFTVPGLDSQQANDLIAASGGGQDGITAQVVVTPAGDGTFRSDEAARTALAQLQTDVAALPHVLGTTDPSGALATDASATSGVVSSDGRVALLRVQYPTLDQLSAADLEALKAVPHDAALRVEMGGDLFFAYEGSGENLGELVGILAALVILLLAFGSFVAALLPVGMAVLGLAVGIGGMTLLASVMTVPSYAPVLGAMVGLGVGIDYALFVVTRHRENLARLVPADESIARALATAGRPVVFAGGIVVVSILGLAVAGVPFMTAGGIAISLVVLVMVVASATLLPALLAVAGRRVVGRRRLATTSPRWERWTRHVTRHPGIYAVGVSLVLLALAAPVVGLRVGIPDDGALPPSRTERQAYDLVAEGFGPGRNGPLVVAVELAGDPAAASAVAAAVAADPGVAGVEEPVVRGDLATIVAYATTGPQEEATADTIARLRADVFPAALADSAAVAHVGGQTANFADVGQRVNDRLPVFVGAVLAMSFLLLMLVFRSVLVPLKAVLLNLLSIGAAYGVMVMVFQWGWGADLIGLEATVPIVSFIPMFMFALLFGLSMDYEVFLLSRVRESYAETGSNDEAVVRGIARTGRVITSAAAIMVCVFLAFVLGEDAATKMFGVGLATAILVDATLVRLVLVPATMKLLGTANWWLPAWLDRVLPHVDVGHDPEPAAVPVPAPAPARV